A stretch of Episyrphus balteatus chromosome 2, idEpiBalt1.1, whole genome shotgun sequence DNA encodes these proteins:
- the LOC129909084 gene encoding coiled-coil domain-containing protein 80 — MRRTIWIAFLLWVCSITFCDASWGTPGTGQYHIQTDEGPERFFRFQTDNGQYRKEKRLQDGTVIGTDAWIDAAGYLRQKDYIADSKGYRILKSKTVYVGHGRPIEEAIRSIKGVAAQSGVLVDPALSYGSNHYAPTPRTTPKPSYLYPTTTSTTTTTTTTTTPAPPTQGYLTPSEAALIPPSPYLGYDHYPQPEVFIRPNSQPVESNIVPETYYLLGSSSTERTPSIPSDTFLPPYENSRRVRPIGAVSSTPSPNSDNEAIEYSHSSTENYPSGYSYSSPRPFSPSSTESPEGVSSSSQAPISSNDYDDPYGFNSYSSSTTERPSTEYTTPYADLLPPTRRRRPAYGTRIQPPVYNNNLGSGYEDQYSQYDGVSVTKNGFRYYLPQQYHEEEQVAPQKRAGSFGYIDPFGIRRVIYYNASPENGFVHRKNNRYVGFHSTPYDPRP; from the exons ATGAGGCGCACTATTTGGATTGCATTTTTGTTATGG gTGTGCAGTATAACATTTTGCGATGCATCATGGGGTACACCCGGCACTGGACAGTACCACATACAAACAGATGAAGGACCAGAGCGATTCTTTAGATTTCAAACTGACAATGGGCAATATCGAAAAGAGAAAAGACTACAAGATGGAACAGTCATAG gaaCTGATGCTTGGATCGATGCTGCTGGTTATCTTCGCCAGAAAGACTACATTGCAGATAGTAAAGGCTACCgaatacttaaatcaaaaacaGTTTATGTTGGACATGGGCGTCCAATTGAG GAAGCAATACGATCAATTAAAGGAGTTGCTGCACAATCTGGAGTACTCGTTGATCCTGCGCTTAGTTATGGTTCTAATCATTATGCTCCAACTCCTCGAACTACACCAAAGCCTTCTTATTTATATCCTACGACAACGTCAACGACTacaacgacaacaacaacaactacccCTGCTCCTCCCACTCAGGGCTATCTTACACCTTCGGAAGCTGCCCTAATACCTCCATCACCATATTTAGGTTACGATCATTATCCACAACCAGAAGTCTTCATTCGACCAAATTCTCAACCTGTCGAAAGCAATATCGTACCTGAGACATATTACCTTTTGGGAAGCAGTAGTACCGAAAGAACCCCATCAATTCCATCTGATACTTTCCTGCCACCATACGAAAACAGTCGACGAGTCAGGCCAATTGGGGCAGTCTCCTCTACACCATCTCCCAATTCTGACAACGAAGCTATAGAATATTCTCACTCATCCACAGAGAACTATCCATCTGGATATTCTTACTCAAGTCCAAGACCATTTTCACCATCTTCAACAGAATCCCCCGAAGGAGTATCAAGCAGCTCACAAGCTCCAATATCATCTAATGACTATGACGATCCTTATGGCTTCAACTCGTACTCTTCGTCAACCACAGAGAGGCCATCTACAGAATACACAACGCCTTATGCAGACTTATTACCTCCAACAAGACGAAGAAGGCCAGCTTATGGCACAAGGATCCAACCACCGGTTTATAATAATAACCTTGGTAGTGGTTATGAAGATCAGTATTCTCAGTATGATGGAGTTTCTGTTACCAAAAATGGCTTCCGTTACTACCTGCCTCAACAGTATCACGAAGAAGAGCAGGTAGCCCCTCAAAAACGAGCAGGAAGTTTTGGCTACATCGATCCCTTCGGTATTAGACGAGTAATCTACTACAATGCTTCACCAGAGAATGGATTTGTTCATCGAAAGAACAATCGTTATGTGGGCTTCCATTCAACACCTTATGACCCACGACCAtag